A genomic region of Spirochaetota bacterium contains the following coding sequences:
- the rpmE gene encoding 50S ribosomal protein L31, which translates to MKKDIHPKLYKAKVICACGNTFETLSVKQEIHTEICSACHPFFTGKGDRVIDSSGMVEKFKKKYEKFDSNKK; encoded by the coding sequence ATGAAAAAAGATATTCACCCAAAATTATATAAAGCTAAAGTTATTTGTGCATGTGGTAATACTTTTGAAACGCTTTCTGTTAAACAAGAGATTCATACAGAAATTTGTTCTGCATGTCACCCATTTTTTACAGGTAAAGGAGACAGAGTTATAGATTCATCAGGTATGGTTGAGAAATTTAAAAAGAAATATGAAAAGTTTGATTCGAATAAAAAATAA
- a CDS encoding divergent polysaccharide deacetylase family protein, whose protein sequence is MRSIKNSNKKNTKKNYFKKQKKIYKNNKKINFYKSIIIFIILFFCFILSFTLIISINQSKYFKNNIKKLNELIKTGKNNIKEKKEIINNTNINSSKTENTNINNGLITKNAHNNLNENNNEIKIDKKNKVKVCIILDDAGYTTKNLLLLKNLTNLKINISILPFLQFSVESLKIINESKNLFPLIHIPLEPKDASLISNYNNQNNYFILTNDSFDNLENKIKKIYEELPLQYANNHMGSKFSENKEKSYQILNILKSYNIRFIDSKTSNSSTFLDVSAELNYKILINNFFLDNEDNLEKIKNIFYNSIHLYKNINNKLKNNYINNNKLLEELKINNFVLIFIGHITKDNTINFLYELSNSEIINDLEFLFVNEIE, encoded by the coding sequence ATGAGATCAATTAAAAATAGTAACAAAAAAAACACCAAAAAAAATTATTTTAAAAAACAAAAAAAAATATATAAAAATAATAAAAAGATTAACTTTTATAAATCGATTATAATTTTTATTATATTGTTTTTTTGCTTTATTCTTTCTTTTACATTAATAATATCAATAAACCAATCAAAATATTTTAAAAATAATATTAAAAAGCTTAATGAATTAATAAAAACAGGTAAAAATAATATTAAAGAAAAAAAAGAAATAATTAATAATACAAATATTAATTCATCAAAAACAGAAAATACAAACATCAATAATGGATTAATTACAAAAAATGCACACAATAATTTAAATGAAAACAATAATGAGATAAAAATAGATAAAAAAAATAAGGTAAAAGTTTGTATAATACTTGATGACGCTGGTTATACAACTAAAAATTTGCTATTACTTAAAAATTTAACAAATTTAAAAATAAATATTTCTATTTTACCATTTTTACAATTTTCAGTTGAATCTTTAAAAATTATAAATGAATCTAAAAATCTTTTCCCTCTTATACATATTCCACTAGAACCCAAAGATGCTTCATTAATTTCTAATTATAACAATCAAAATAATTATTTTATTTTAACAAATGACTCTTTTGATAATTTAGAAAATAAGATAAAAAAAATTTATGAAGAATTACCACTTCAGTATGCTAATAATCATATGGGTTCTAAATTTTCTGAAAATAAAGAAAAATCATATCAAATTCTAAATATTTTAAAAAGCTATAATATTCGTTTTATTGATTCTAAAACATCAAACTCTTCAACTTTTTTAGATGTATCAGCTGAGCTTAACTACAAAATTCTAATAAATAATTTTTTTCTTGATAATGAAGATAACTTAGAAAAAATAAAAAATATATTTTATAACTCAATTCACTTATATAAAAATATAAATAATAAATTAAAAAATAATTATATTAATAATAACAAGCTTTTAGAAGAATTAAAAATAAATAATTTTGTTTTAATATTTATTGGACATATAACTAAAGATAATACAATAAATTTTCTGTATGAACTTTCAAATTCAGAAATAATAAATGATTTAGAGTTTTTATTTGTAAATGAAATAGAATAA
- a CDS encoding sigma-70 family RNA polymerase sigma factor translates to MLKYEDKKTYLFYYSNDDLVYHVLKAKENDKVSLNFLLNAFENYITKLASKYTKDKYLLDDLIQEGKIALIYAINKYDYSKSNNFKYYAIMWIKQAINRYYEKIIDDISIPIRKRQIIRKIKKYLNNYEKNSTKNLSNIYYYNNNESNKNFNFEDSGVSLKLLNYEFKYISLENENSLSEENQRSNHEKFFCEKEKDPLNLIEEKIFIENFYKAIDKLDERDKVIISYRFGINNFPELTLKEIAKIFNLSSEAIRKIEKRALEKLKDNFKIFVK, encoded by the coding sequence ATGTTAAAGTATGAAGATAAGAAGACTTATTTATTCTATTATTCCAATGATGATTTAGTTTATCATGTTCTAAAAGCTAAAGAAAATGATAAAGTTTCTTTAAATTTTTTACTTAATGCTTTTGAAAATTATATAACAAAATTAGCTTCCAAATATACAAAAGATAAATATCTTCTTGATGATCTTATTCAAGAAGGGAAAATTGCACTTATTTATGCTATTAATAAGTATGATTACTCAAAGAGTAATAATTTTAAGTATTATGCAATAATGTGGATTAAACAAGCAATAAATAGATATTATGAAAAAATTATAGATGATATTTCTATTCCTATTAGAAAAAGACAAATTATCAGAAAAATAAAAAAATATTTAAATAATTATGAAAAAAATAGTACTAAAAATTTATCAAATATTTATTATTATAATAATAATGAGAGCAATAAAAATTTTAATTTTGAGGACAGTGGTGTTTCTCTCAAACTTTTAAATTATGAATTTAAGTATATTTCTCTCGAAAATGAAAATAGTTTATCAGAAGAAAATCAGAGAAGTAATCATGAAAAATTTTTCTGTGAAAAAGAAAAAGATCCTTTGAATTTAATTGAAGAAAAAATATTTATTGAAAATTTTTATAAAGCAATTGATAAGCTGGATGAAAGAGATAAAGTTATAATTAGTTATAGGTTTGGTATAAATAATTTTCCAGAATTAACATTAAAAGAAATTGCTAAGATTTTTAATTTATCTTCAGAAGCTATAAGAAAAATTGAAAAAAGAGCATTAGAAAAGTTAAAAGATAATTTTAAAATATTTGTTAAATAA
- the thyX gene encoding FAD-dependent thymidylate synthase — MNVKLLSFTPDPEKVVAYSANLCYSKTNIEETINKFYDINEIKRLINLLIEKNHLSPFEHVNFTFGIEGISRVTSHQLVRHRIASYSQQSQRYVKYTKENFDYVIPDTIKKSKYLNQYNEYIKIGQNLYEKMINDGIPKEDARYIFPNATKTNIIATFNGRSLLNFFELRCCYHSQWEIRRLAYAMLKLVKEIAPNLFSIAGPSCKKGICRENDENCPLYRSRLKKK; from the coding sequence ATGAATGTAAAACTATTATCATTTACACCTGATCCAGAAAAAGTTGTGGCATATTCTGCAAATTTGTGTTATTCAAAAACAAACATAGAAGAAACAATAAATAAATTTTATGATATTAATGAAATAAAAAGATTAATTAACTTATTAATTGAAAAAAATCATTTATCACCATTTGAACATGTTAATTTTACATTTGGAATTGAAGGTATTTCAAGAGTAACTTCTCATCAACTTGTAAGGCATAGGATAGCTTCTTATTCTCAACAGTCACAAAGATATGTTAAATATACAAAAGAAAATTTTGATTATGTAATTCCTGATACTATTAAAAAATCAAAATATTTAAATCAATATAATGAATATATTAAAATAGGTCAAAATTTATATGAAAAAATGATTAATGATGGTATACCTAAAGAAGATGCAAGATATATTTTTCCAAATGCTACAAAAACAAATATTATTGCAACTTTTAATGGGAGAAGTTTACTTAATTTTTTTGAACTTAGATGTTGTTACCATTCTCAGTGGGAGATAAGACGACTTGCGTATGCAATGTTAAAACTTGTAAAAGAAATAGCTCCTAATCTTTTTAGTATAGCAGGTCCTTCATGTAAAAAAGGAATTTGCAGAGAAAATGATGAAAATTGTCCATTGTATAGAAGCAGGTTAAAAAAAAAATAA